The sequence GTCGACGTAGCCGGCGGAGCCGATCACGGCCAGGAGGTCGTCGGTGGAGAGGCGGGAGACGAGCTCGGCGCTGGTGCCGAGGAAGCGGCGGTAGACGTCGTCGAGCTCGGCGCGCAGCTCTTCGGCCTCGACGTCGCCGACCTCGAGGTCCGCGGAGCGGGAGGTGAGCCGCAGGAACGCCGCCGCGAGCTGGCGGATCACGCGCTCGATGAGCTCGTCGCGTACCGGCACCCCGGCAGGTTACGCCCGCGCGCGCCGGCGCGCCAGCCGGTGGGGCGCGCGCCGCGACGGACGCCGGTCTGCTCGGCTAGCTCCCCGTCAACGGGCCGGGTGCCGCGCAGCCTCGGCCTCGTCGACGGGCACCGATGGGGCACTCCCGGCCCCGCTGATACGATTGGCGCCACTCATGCTCGGCTACGTCGGCCGGCGCTGCCTGCTGGCCCTACCCACGCTCTTCGGCGTCGCGCTCATCGTCTTCGCCCTCATGCGCTCGGTGCCCGGCGACGTCGTCACGAACCTCGTCGGGCTCCAGGGCAACGTCTCCCAGGAGCGCCTGGCCGAGCTGCGGCGGATGTTCGGCCTCGACCTGCCCGTGCACGTGCAGTTCGGCCAGTGGGCCGGCGCCGCGGTCCGCGGCGACCTCGGCAGCTCGCTGCGCACGGGTAGGCCCGTGGCCCTCGACCTGGCGCTGCGCTTCCCCGTGACGCTCGAGCTGACGGTCCTCAGCCTCGTCGTCGCCCTGGCCATCGCCCTGCCGGTGGGGGTGCTGGCCGCGCTGAACCGCGGGCGCTGGGCCGACCACCTCGGCTCGGTGTTCGCGCTCCTGGGCCTCAGCATCCCCGGGTTCTTCCTCGGCATCCTGCTGATCCTGCTGTTCTCCCTGCGCCTCGGCTGGCTGCCGCCCGCCGGCTACGTCCCCCTCGCCGAGGGGCCGCTGGCGAACCTGCGGCACATGATCATGCCCGCCCTGTCGCTGGGGCTGATCCTCGCGGCCGCCACGGCGCGCATCGTGCGCTCGACGCTGCTAGAGGTGCTCGGCCTCGACTTCGTCCGCACCGCCCGCGCCAAGGGCCTCGCGGAGCGGGCCGTCGTGCTGCGGCACGCGCTGCGCACGGCCCTCATACCCGTCGTCACCGTCGTGGGGCTGCAGTTCGGGCAGCTCCTCGGCGGGGCCGTGATCATCGAACAGGTGTTCAGCCTGCCCGGAGTGGGGCGCTTCGCGCTCGAGGGCATCAACCTGCGCGACTACCCCGTCGTGCAGGGCGCCGTGCTGCTGATCGCCGCGTCGTTCGTGGTCGTGAACCTGCTCGTGGACGTCCTCTACGCGCTCATCGACCCGCGGGTCCGCTATGACTGAGAGCGCCGCCACGCTCGGCGAGCGACCCGAAGCGACCTCGTCGCGGCGCCGCCGGCCCTACCGCGTCGCGCTGGCCGGGACTGGCGGCCTGGGCGCGGCGATCGTCGCCGTGGCCGCGCTGGCCGCGGTGTTCGCGCCCTGGGTGGCGCCGTACGACCCGGTCGCGCTCGACCCGCCGGCGCGCCTCCTGGGGCCGACGCGCGAGCACCTGCTCGGCACGGACCAGTACGGGCGCGACACGCTGTCCCGCATCGTCTACGGCGGACGCAGCTCGCTCTCCGTGGCGGCGGCCTCCACGCTCTTCGCGCTCGTCGTCGGCGGCACGCTCGGCGTCCTGGCCGCCTACTACCGCGGCTGGGTCGACGGGCTCATCATGCGCGTCACCGACGTCCTGCTCTCGTTCCCGGCGATCCTCCTCGCGATCGCGCTGCTGGCGTTCCTCGGCCCCGGGTTCGTGAACCTGGTGCTGGCGATAGGCCTCGTCTACGTGGGGCCCTTCGCGCGCGTGGCGCGCGGCGCCGTGCTGACGGTGCGCGAGGAGCTGTTCGTCGAGGCCAGCCGCTCCCTGGGCAGCCGCGACTGGCGCGTGATGCTGGGCACGGTCCTGCCGGCGGCCGCGGCGCCGCTGATCGTCGAGGTCACGCTGCGCCTCGCCTACGGCATCCTGGCCGAGGCCTCGCTCT comes from Trueperaceae bacterium and encodes:
- a CDS encoding ABC transporter permease — encoded protein: MLGYVGRRCLLALPTLFGVALIVFALMRSVPGDVVTNLVGLQGNVSQERLAELRRMFGLDLPVHVQFGQWAGAAVRGDLGSSLRTGRPVALDLALRFPVTLELTVLSLVVALAIALPVGVLAALNRGRWADHLGSVFALLGLSIPGFFLGILLILLFSLRLGWLPPAGYVPLAEGPLANLRHMIMPALSLGLILAAATARIVRSTLLEVLGLDFVRTARAKGLAERAVVLRHALRTALIPVVTVVGLQFGQLLGGAVIIEQVFSLPGVGRFALEGINLRDYPVVQGAVLLIAASFVVVNLLVDVLYALIDPRVRYD
- a CDS encoding ABC transporter permease, with translation MTESAATLGERPEATSSRRRRPYRVALAGTGGLGAAIVAVAALAAVFAPWVAPYDPVALDPPARLLGPTREHLLGTDQYGRDTLSRIVYGGRSSLSVAAASTLFALVVGGTLGVLAAYYRGWVDGLIMRVTDVLLSFPAILLAIALLAFLGPGFVNLVLAIGLVYVGPFARVARGAVLTVREELFVEASRSLGSRDWRVMLGTVLPAAAAPLIVEVTLRLAYGILAEASLSFLGLGTQPPAASWGLMVAEGRRFLSLSPWATVAPGLAIMVVVLGFNLFGDALRDALDPRTRTRG